The Iamia sp. SCSIO 61187 genomic sequence CAGGGCGCCGAGGCCGCCGTCCGCGTCGCCAGCGCCACCCCCTGGGTCCGGCAGAGCTTCGCCCGCTGGCTGTTCGAGGACTACCCGCGAGCCCTCGTCCTGACCCCCCACCGCTGGCACCGCGGCGCCTTCACCGGCCCGGGTTCCTACCGCTGACCGGCACCTCCTCGGGGCGGACGGGGTGTACCGGGCCCGGAAACTGACCCACCGGTCAAGTCAGCGGCCTAGGGTGGGCCCATGCGCACGCGCCTGACCGAGATCCTCGACGTCGAGCACCCGATCATGCTCGCCGGGATGGGCGGGGTGTCCTACGCCGAGCTGGTCGCGGCGGTGTCCGAGGCCGGCGGCTTCGGGTGCATCGGCGCCTCGACCATGGCCCACCCCCAGCTGGTGGAGGAGATGGCCGCCGTCCGGGAGAGGACGGCCAAGCCCTTCGGCGTCGACCTCCTCACCGCCGCCCCGCAGGACTTCGAGGCCAAGATCCGCGACATCGCCAAGGGTGGGGCGACCATCTACGTCGCCGGCCTGGGCGTCCCCCGCGACGTGGTCGACCTCTGCCACGAGCTCAACCTCCTCGTGGTCAACATGTGCGGCAAGGTCCGCCACGCCGTCGCCGCCGTCGAGGCCGGCTGCGACCTGGTCGTGGCCCAGGGCACCGAGGCGGGCGGCCACACCGGCCAGGTCGCCACCTTCGCCCTCGTGCCCCAGATCGTCGACGCCGTCGGCGACAAGATCCCCGTGGTCGCGGCCGGCGGCATCAGCGACGGCCGGGGCCTCGCCGCCGCCCTCGCCCTCGGCGCCGACGGCGTCTGGGTCGGGACCCGCTTCATCGCCACCCCCGAGGCCCACACCGTCCCCGGCTACAAGGACGCCCTGCTCGGCCTGGGCGAGGACGGCACCATCGTCACCCGCGCCTACACGGGCAAGACCTGCCGGGTCGTGCGCAACTCCTACACCGAGGCCTTCGAGGAGGCAGGGGGCACCCCGGAGCCGTTCCCGTACCAGGTGCTCAAGTCGATCGAGGACGGCGCCAACCACCTCGGCGGCGGGCCCGACACCGAGGTCGACCCCGACCGCGAGTTCATGCCCGCCGGCCAGGGCGCCGGCGCCATCACCGAGCTGGTGCCGGCCGCCGAGCTGGTCGAGCGCTTCGTGGCCGAGGCCGAGGCCGCCCTCGCCCGCGCCACCTCCCCCGTCTGACCGTCCTCGGCACGGAAGCGCACGTCTGCGGTGCCCGTCCGGGCCGAGTTCGCATCGCGGCGATGACCTGGCACGCTGGGGGGGCATGTCGAACATCCCCACGCTCCAGCCGGCGCGCACCGACGTCGACGTCGACACCCGCATCGACGAGCGCACGACCGACGACGGCGACCACGAGAAGCTGGCCCACATCGTCCTGCCCAAGTCGGCGGTGACCGAGGCCTACATCACCGGCACGCCGGTGACCGCCCTGTGCGGCAAGTCATGGGTGCCCACCCGCGACCCCGGCCGCTACCCGGTCTGCGAGACGTGCAAGGAGATCCTCAACGCCGCTCGCGGCCGCCAGGGCAAGCCCCCGATCTGAGCCCGGCGAGCGCCGGTGGCCGACCGCCGTCAGCCCAGGGGCTGCATGAAGCTCCAGAAGCCGCCCTCGGGGTCGAGGGACGACCACTCCCGGTACCCGTAGGGCTGGTCGACGGGCTCGTAGCGGACGTCGGCGCCGTGCTCGGACGCGTGGCGGAAGTGGGCGTCGCAGTCGTCGACCATCACCGCGGTCATCGCCGTGCACGTCCCCGCGGTCCGGGGCGAGCTGTAGCCCATGTCGGGGTGGGCCGGGTGGAGCCAGAGCACGCCGTCGCCGGCCTGGACCTCGACGTGGATCGGCCTCCCGTCGTCGTCCCGGCTGATCACGGCCGGGCCGAGGCCGTAGACCCCGACCAGGTGGTCGTGGATCGCCTCCAGGTCCTCGTACACGAGGATCCCGATCCGGCGTTGGACTGCGGTGTCGAGCATGGTCATCTCCTCGAGGACCCTGAGCAGGTCCTCGGTCGGCGGCCCGCCGTCGTCTCCGTCCAGGGACTCGATGCGGACCAGGTGGGTGCGGAGCCGCGCCTCGGCGGCCATGCGCCGCTCCAGCTCGAGCCGGTGGCGGACCAGGGCGGAGCGGGTGTCCCACCCCGGGTCGTCGAGGACCGAGCCGATCTCGTCGAGCGGCAGGCCCAGGCGGCGCAGCAGGCAGATGCGGTAGAGCCTCTCGATGTCGGCCGGCGCGTAGAGGCGGTGGCCGCTGGGCGTGCGCCCGGACGCGACCAGCAGCCCGATCTCGTCGTAGTGGTGGAGGGTCCGGACCGTCAGGCCCGTCGCCTCCGCCACCTCACCGACCTTGCGGCCCTCGTCTGCCATGCGGGGGACGGTACGACCTCCCGTCGCGTGAGGATCAAGCCCTCCGGTCGTCTCGCCTGCGGCTCGTCTCCGTGGCCGTCTGCCAAGATCGTCCGGCCACGGGATGTCCTCGCGGCGGCGGTGTCGGACCACCCGCCTCACCAAAACCGGAGAGACCCGTGACCGCAGTCGACATGGGGGCGCCCGACGCGCCCGCCGGGCCACCCCTCGAGCCCACGCTCACGATCAGCCGGGTGGCGGTGGTCGCCGTCGCCGCCTACGCCGGGGCCCAGGTCATCGCCCAGGTCACCAGCCTCAAGATCGGCCGGGTGTGGGGTGAGAGCGTCGACATGGGGACCTTCGTGTACCCCATCACCTTCACGCTGCGCGACGTGGTGCACAAGGTCGCGGGCCGCTCGGCGGCCCGGGCCCTGATCCTCGCCACCGCGGCGGTGAACCTGTTCCTCGCCGCCTACCTGGGCTGGACCGCGAGCGTCGACAGCGACCCGAGCTGGGGCCTGGGGGCCGAGTACGAGACGTTGCTCGGGCCGATCTGGCGGATCGTGCTGGCGTCGCTCGCGGCCATGGTGATCA encodes the following:
- a CDS encoding DUF3039 domain-containing protein, giving the protein MSNIPTLQPARTDVDVDTRIDERTTDDGDHEKLAHIVLPKSAVTEAYITGTPVTALCGKSWVPTRDPGRYPVCETCKEILNAARGRQGKPPI
- a CDS encoding MerR family transcriptional regulator — encoded protein: MADEGRKVGEVAEATGLTVRTLHHYDEIGLLVASGRTPSGHRLYAPADIERLYRICLLRRLGLPLDEIGSVLDDPGWDTRSALVRHRLELERRMAAEARLRTHLVRIESLDGDDGGPPTEDLLRVLEEMTMLDTAVQRRIGILVYEDLEAIHDHLVGVYGLGPAVISRDDDGRPIHVEVQAGDGVLWLHPAHPDMGYSSPRTAGTCTAMTAVMVDDCDAHFRHASEHGADVRYEPVDQPYGYREWSSLDPEGGFWSFMQPLG
- a CDS encoding nitronate monooxygenase family protein gives rise to the protein MRTRLTEILDVEHPIMLAGMGGVSYAELVAAVSEAGGFGCIGASTMAHPQLVEEMAAVRERTAKPFGVDLLTAAPQDFEAKIRDIAKGGATIYVAGLGVPRDVVDLCHELNLLVVNMCGKVRHAVAAVEAGCDLVVAQGTEAGGHTGQVATFALVPQIVDAVGDKIPVVAAGGISDGRGLAAALALGADGVWVGTRFIATPEAHTVPGYKDALLGLGEDGTIVTRAYTGKTCRVVRNSYTEAFEEAGGTPEPFPYQVLKSIEDGANHLGGGPDTEVDPDREFMPAGQGAGAITELVPAAELVERFVAEAEAALARATSPV
- a CDS encoding queuosine precursor transporter translates to MTAVDMGAPDAPAGPPLEPTLTISRVAVVAVAAYAGAQVIAQVTSLKIGRVWGESVDMGTFVYPITFTLRDVVHKVAGRSAARALILATAAVNLFLAAYLGWTASVDSDPSWGLGAEYETLLGPIWRIVLASLAAMVISELIDTEVYHLFVTRITRRFQWLRVLVSNAVSVPVDNLVFAVGAFAPVTLLGTDGLPWATVWSIFWVNLWVKGLVSVASIPLIYASKDRRIDE